DNA sequence from the Arthrobacter crystallopoietes genome:
ACCAAGACGGTCATCGAGACTCCGCTCGATGAAGAGATGACCGAGCATCTTGGCTACGAAAAACATGATGCCGTGGCGAAGGAGACCGGCAACTCGCGCAACGGGACCCGGTCCAAGACGGTGCTGACCGAGACGACGGGCCCGGTAGAGATCGAGGTGCCGCGGGACCGGGACGGGTCGTTCGAGCCGGTCATCGTCAGGAAACGCCAACGCAGGCTGAACGGGGTCGACGAGGTCGTTCTTTCGCTCTACGCCAAGGGCCTGACGACCGGGGAGATCAGCGCCCACTTCGCCGAGATCTACGGTGCCTCGGTGTCGAAGGAGACCATTTCCAGGATCACCGACAAGGTGCTCGAGGAAATGGCCGATTGGCAGAACCGGCCGCTCGATGAGGTTTACGCCGCGGTGTTCATCGACGCGATCATGGTCAAGGTCCGGGACGGCCAGGTCGCCAACCGGCCGATCTACGCCGCGATCGGTGTCAGCCTTGCCGGGGAGAAGGAAATCCTTGGCTTATGGGCCGGCACCGGCGGCGAGGGCGCGAAGTTCTGGATGAGCGTGCTCACCGATATCCGTAACCGCGGGGTCAGGGACACGTTCTTCCTTGTCTGCGACGGGCTCAAGGGCCTGCCCGAAGTCGTCGGCAATGTCTGGCCGCTGACCATCGTGCAGACGTGCATCATCCACTTGATCCGCAACACCTTCCGCATGGTCTCGAAGAAGGACTGGGACGCCGTGAAACGCGAGCTCAAACCCGTCTACACGGCCGTGAACGCGGACGCGGCCAGGGCTGCCTTCGACGAGTTCACCGAAGGCTGGGGCGAACGCTACGCTGCGGTCATCCGGCTCTGGGAGAACGCATGGAACGAGTTCGTCCCGTTCCTTGATTACGACGTGGAAATCCGGCGGATCATCTGCTCGACCAACGCGATCGAATCACTGAACGCCCGGTATCGGCGGGCGGTGAAAGCGCGCGGGCATTTCCCCACCGAACTGGCCGCGCTAAAGTGCCTGTATCTGGTCACCCGGTCTCTTGACCCGACCGGTACCGGCAGAACCCGATGGAC
Encoded proteins:
- a CDS encoding IS256 family transposase, producing the protein MTTLEVVPNSENLRDMSEAEAARELVRMAREQGLSLTGPDGLLKQLTKTVIETPLDEEMTEHLGYEKHDAVAKETGNSRNGTRSKTVLTETTGPVEIEVPRDRDGSFEPVIVRKRQRRLNGVDEVVLSLYAKGLTTGEISAHFAEIYGASVSKETISRITDKVLEEMADWQNRPLDEVYAAVFIDAIMVKVRDGQVANRPIYAAIGVSLAGEKEILGLWAGTGGEGAKFWMSVLTDIRNRGVRDTFFLVCDGLKGLPEVVGNVWPLTIVQTCIIHLIRNTFRMVSKKDWDAVKRELKPVYTAVNADAARAAFDEFTEGWGERYAAVIRLWENAWNEFVPFLDYDVEIRRIICSTNAIESLNARYRRAVKARGHFPTELAALKCLYLVTRSLDPTGTGRTRWTARWKPALNAFAITFSDRFPTAESY